The following are from one region of the Planctomonas sp. JC2975 genome:
- a CDS encoding fumarylacetoacetate hydrolase family protein: MRIANLSGRLVLLTDDRALDVESASAGRFASHPQAVYEVWDDFVAWAATQDASEGVAYDARQLGPAVPRPPQVFAIGLNYASHAGESGLSVPENPMVFTKFVSSFAGADVDVELTGDTVDWEVELVAVIGKGGRDIAESDAWDHIAGLTIGQDISDRTVQFWGDPSQFSIGKSLKNFAPIGPAVVTLDELAQGSDRSDLAIGCTLTRADGTTEVLQNGRTRHMIFPIPTLVARLSALVELLPGDVIFTGTPDGVGLGRNPRVYLEAGQTVTSEIEGLGSIRQRFVAKA; encoded by the coding sequence TTGCGTATCGCAAACCTCTCCGGACGTCTCGTCCTCCTCACCGACGACCGTGCCCTCGATGTGGAGAGCGCCAGCGCGGGGCGTTTCGCCTCGCATCCGCAAGCCGTCTACGAAGTGTGGGACGACTTCGTGGCGTGGGCTGCGACCCAGGATGCCTCCGAGGGCGTCGCGTACGACGCACGACAGCTCGGCCCTGCGGTCCCGCGTCCGCCGCAGGTCTTCGCGATCGGTCTCAACTACGCCAGCCACGCGGGGGAGTCCGGGCTCAGCGTCCCGGAGAACCCGATGGTCTTCACCAAGTTCGTCTCGAGCTTCGCCGGGGCCGATGTCGACGTCGAGCTCACGGGCGACACCGTGGACTGGGAGGTCGAGCTGGTGGCCGTGATCGGCAAGGGCGGCCGCGACATCGCCGAGTCGGACGCCTGGGACCACATCGCCGGCCTCACGATCGGACAGGACATCAGCGACCGCACCGTGCAGTTCTGGGGCGACCCCTCGCAGTTCTCGATCGGCAAGTCCCTGAAGAACTTCGCTCCCATCGGGCCGGCCGTGGTCACCCTCGACGAGCTGGCGCAGGGATCCGACCGCTCCGACCTGGCCATCGGCTGCACCCTGACGCGTGCGGACGGCACGACAGAGGTGCTGCAGAACGGCCGGACCAGGCACATGATCTTCCCCATTCCCACGCTCGTCGCTCGTCTGTCCGCGCTGGTCGAACTGCTCCCTGGCGACGTGATCTTCACGGGTACGCCGGATGGCGTCGGCCTCGGCCGCAACCCCAGGGTCTACCTCGAGGCCGGGCAGACCGTGACCAGCGAGATCGAGGGACTGGGCAGCATCCGGCAGCGTTTCGTGGCCAAGGCGTGA